GCCGCGATCAGGTTGTCAAATCCCTTCTTCTCGACCAGACGGCCAACCGACATCAGATGCAGGGGATCATTGGTCTGACGCCAGACCCGGTCAGGGGCCGCCGGAAAGCGGCTAAGATCCAGCCCGTGGTAGATTAGGTCAACCCGCGCGGGATCATCTGACATCTGTTGCAAATGCTTGGCACCAAAGCCCGTGCAAGTGGCGCCAAAGGACGCCCCGTGATGGGCGCTGGACAGTTTCTCGGAAATCTCCCAATCGGGGGAGGTCCAGATGTCTTTGGCGTGGGCTGAAAAACTCCATGGTAGCCCGCGCATGATGGCCGCGTAGCGGGCAACCGAGGAAGGGGTGTGCAGAAAATGCGCATAGAGCCCCAGCACCGCATCGGGCATTTCAGCGGCCAGCACGCAGGCCTGACCAAAACGACGGATACGATTATGCGACGGATCGCGTTTCAAATCCGCACGCCATATTCGGTAGGCCTCGGCGTAGCCCGGTAGAGATTGGGCAATGCCACGGGCCTGCCAAACCCGATCCGGTTCCTGGTATAGGTATTCCGGCAGGTACTTTACCTGCGCCTGCAATTGATCATGCAGCGGGTGGCGTTTGACGTCCGTGGGATGGCGCAAGGACCAGATTTCAAAGGCATGGCCCGCGGCTTCAAGAGCCACCAGTTCTTGGGCTATAAACGTCTCGGATAACCGTGGCCAACCCTTGACCAGAACCGCCAGTGGCGGTGACGTATCACTCATTCCGCGGCCTCGGACTTGGTTCCACTTAGCAGCTTGGCCACCCGGTGTGTGACGTAGTCCAACCCATCAAGCAGGCCCGGAGTAAAGGCCGCAGAGGGCGGTTTTTGCTGTGCCAGTGAGCGGATCGCCCGAATCATGGTTTCGGGTGTCATTCCGTCGCGGTTTTCGTCCAGCATGGCAATCAAGCCCAGCTGTTCGGCCCGGCTGGCCCGGATCCATTGTTCCAGACGTGGCGTGGTGCGGGGCACGATCACCGCTGGTTTGTCAAATGACAGAACTTCGCAGAACGTATTATAGCCTCCCATGCAGACCACACCCTGCGCACCGGCAAACAGGGTTTCGATCTCGGATTCGAACCCAACGGCTGTGACCCGGCCATTCAACTGTTCGACGCGGGCCTCAAAGGCCACCCGGGTCTCGCCGGACAAAAACGGTCCGTAAACAAGCACCGCCCTCGGGGTAAGATCCGGATCGCGTTCATAGGCCGCTAACACAAGATCGACCATGGCAGCGCCGTCGCCGCCGCCGCCTGGGGTAATCAGGACATAAGGCGGCTCGGGGGCCTCGCCAACAGATCCAAGATCGCGCCGCAGGTAGCCCGTCCAATGGGTGCGGGCCTGCACCGCAGGGCTAAGGTCAAGTCCGGACGTTGGATCATAGATCGAGCGCAGCCCGTAGACCCAGAGTTCATCATAAAAGCTCTCGGTGGCATGAATGGCACCCTTGCGCTTCCACTCGGCAGCCAGCACTTCGGGTTCGTCCAGCACATCGCGCAGCCCCAAAACCAATCGTGCCCGACCACGCGATTTCAACATGTCCAGCGTCGGCATCAATTCGCCGCGAAAGCCGGTGGGCTCCTTGTCGACGATCAGCACATCAGGATCATATTGTTCAGCAGTCGAGCGGATCAGGCCTGCCCGCAGATTGGCGGTTTCATCAATGCTCATCCCCATGGTGCGCGAGGCATAAGATCCGTCCGAGCGTTTGATAACGCCGGGTAGCCGCACATGATCCACCCGCGATGGAAAGGCGAAGCGGCCGGCGACTGGTGATCCGGTCAAGATAAGGGCCGATGCAGTGGGATCGGCGGCGGTAA
This portion of the Parasedimentitalea marina genome encodes:
- a CDS encoding glycosyltransferase, with amino-acid sequence MSDTSPPLAVLVKGWPRLSETFIAQELVALEAAGHAFEIWSLRHPTDVKRHPLHDQLQAQVKYLPEYLYQEPDRVWQARGIAQSLPGYAEAYRIWRADLKRDPSHNRIRRFGQACVLAAEMPDAVLGLYAHFLHTPSSVARYAAIMRGLPWSFSAHAKDIWTSPDWEISEKLSSAHHGASFGATCTGFGAKHLQQMSDDPARVDLIYHGLDLSRFPAAPDRVWRQTNDPLHLMSVGRLVEKKGFDNLIAALALLPADIDWHWTQIGGGALQDKLSKMAKEAGIDHRITWRGACDQPEVIAAMRAADLFVLPSRIAADGDRDGLPNVLMEAASQRLPILSTAVSAIPEFITSGTHGVLADDAPEALALAITQIANHPDTAADMAEAALARLKSDFGMPPGIARLSDRLTAMLAGK
- a CDS encoding glycosyltransferase family protein, translated to MTVHTISNTTADETSRAPRVMLYSHDTFGLGHLRRSRALAGAITAADPTASALILTGSPVAGRFAFPSRVDHVRLPGVIKRSDGSYASRTMGMSIDETANLRAGLIRSTAEQYDPDVLIVDKEPTGFRGELMPTLDMLKSRGRARLVLGLRDVLDEPEVLAAEWKRKGAIHATESFYDELWVYGLRSIYDPTSGLDLSPAVQARTHWTGYLRRDLGSVGEAPEPPYVLITPGGGGDGAAMVDLVLAAYERDPDLTPRAVLVYGPFLSGETRVAFEARVEQLNGRVTAVGFESEIETLFAGAQGVVCMGGYNTFCEVLSFDKPAVIVPRTTPRLEQWIRASRAEQLGLIAMLDENRDGMTPETMIRAIRSLAQQKPPSAAFTPGLLDGLDYVTHRVAKLLSGTKSEAAE